ATGGAGCGAGGATCATGCGCCGTACAGAGGTCAAGTCGCTCAGACGTGATCAGGCGACGGGAACGTTTCACATCGAGCTTGGTACAGGAAGCATGACAGCCAAGCAGGTCGTCAACGCCGCAGGGGTGTGGGCGCCAGTCATTGGCAAAATGGTCGGGGTGGATATTCCGATCGTTCCGCGCAAAGGGCATTTGATCGTCGCCTCGAGACAGATGCCTGTCGGCGTGCGAAAGGTGATGGAATTCGGCTACCTCATCTCGAAGTTTGGCGGCGTGCGACAAGTAGACGAGGAGACAGAGAAGTATGGAGTCGCGCTCGTATTTGAACCGACAGAAAGCCAGAATTTCTTGATTGGCTCCAGTCGTCAGTTTGTCGGCTTCGACACGCGGATTGATCTGAATGTCGTCAGGTGCATGGCGAGTAGAGCACTGCGTTTTTATCCAAAGATCGCCGACTTCGCCATCATCCGCACCTATTGCGGTTTGCGCCCGTGGACTGAGGATCACTTGCCGATTATTTCTCGTGTAGAGGAAGTACCCGGTTACTTTATCGCGGCTGGTCATGAAGGAGATGGAATCAGTCTGGCAGCCGTCACAGGCAAGCTGGTGTCCGAGATGCTAGTCGATCAGACAGACACCATCATTCCAACAGAGCCGCTATGCTTGGACCGGTTTACGAAAAAAGGAGTGTTGCATCCATGAAAGCAACGAGGGTGTTTACCACCATTGACACGCATACCGGGGGAAACCCTACCCGCACGGTAATCAGTGGTCTGCCAAAGCTTACCGGAGCCACGATGGGAGAAAAAATGCTCGAGATGAAGGCCGAGTACGACTGGATTCGCACGTTTTTGATGTATGAGCCGCGTGGGCATGATGTGATGTCCGGCGCCTTGATCGTTGATCCATGTCACCCGGATGCAGATGTAGGAGTGATCTATATCGAGACAGGCGGATACTTGCCGATGTGCGGTCACGATACGATCGGTCTATGTACCGCGCTGGTGGAGACAGGCATGATACCTGTGACTGAGCCTGTGACAAATCTTACGCTCGATACGCCAGCAGGATTGGTCGAGGTAGATATACAGGTAGAGGGAGGGAAAGCCAAGGAAGTATCGTTTGTGAACATTCCAGCCTTCCTCTACCAAAAAGATGTGACGGTAGAAGTAGAAGGGATTGGGGAGGTGACCTGCGATATTGCGTACGGTGGAAACTTTTATGCCATCACAGATGCACGCAAGCTCCATCTCGAACTGACGCCAGCTCATGCATCCACCATTGTCGATACGGCCGTCGCGATTCGAAAAGCGATGAATCAGGCGATGGAGATCGTTCATCCAGAGAAGCCGTTTATTCGCGGACTGACCCATGTGGAGTTCTATACAGCCCCCGACATTCCAGGAGCCGATGTGAAAAATACCGTCGTCGTACCACCTGGCGGAATAGACCGATCGCCATGTGGTACGGGCACTTCCGCCAAGCTGGCGACCTTGTTTGCCAAGGGGGAGATCGGGATAGACGAACCGTTTGTACATGAGAGCATCGTCGGTTCTCTGTTTACAGGAAGAGTACTGCAGGTGACGGAGGAAGGCGGGCTGCCTGCTGTCATCACCCGAATTGCAGGCTCGGCCTGGCTGATGGGCAAGCATACGATTTTTTACAATCCGGAAGACGAGCTGGCGAATGGCTTTTTGCTTATCCCAGCCGCAACTGATCACTAAAACAAAGCCCAAATGGGAGAGGAGAATGAAAAATGGCAAGCTTTGAAGGAGTGTACGTGGCGATTGTCACGCCGTTTACAAACGATTATGAGGTGGATTACAAACGTTTGACGGAATTGTGTGACTGGCTGATTCAGGAGGGTGTAGACGGTCTGGTTCCATCCGGTTCGCTGGGTGAATACGCGACAATGACAGGAGAAGAGCGGGCAAAAGTCATTCATACCGTGATCGCAGCCGCAAAAGGTCGAGTTCCGGTGGTCGTAGGCTCTGCAGCTCCGTCTACCCGTCAAGCAGTGGAATGGGTGCAATTCTCCAAGGATGCGGGAGCAGCAGGTGTGATGGCATTGCCTCCGATTAACTACAAGCCATTGGAAAATGAAGTGTTTGCCCACTACGAGGCACTGAACACTGTCGGGCTACCGATCATTGCCTATAACAATCCGCACGACTACAAAATCGACCTGACACCGGACATTTTGGGAAGACTGGCGAAGTTTGAAAATATCGTCGCCGTGAAAGAATTCTCGGGTGATGTACGCCGCATGCAGGACATTCTCGCACAGACGGACTTGGAAGTCATGGTCGGTGTAGACGATCTCGTCATGGAGGGCGGCTTGATCGGGGCGACAGGCTGGATTTCGGGTGTACCAAATGCGCTGCCAAAAGAAGGAGTGGAGCTATTCCGTCTGGCACGGGCGGGTAAGCTCAGTGAAGCACAAGCGCTTTATCGTCGTTTGTTGCCACTGTTCCACTATGATGCAAGCCCACAGTTGGTACAGTCGATCAAATACATGATGGAGCTGGCGAATTTCCCAGTAGGACCGACTCGTCCGCCGCGTTTACCGCTATCTGAAGAATACTACGCGGGCATTAAAAAGGCGTTTGACTACGCAGTCGGCGCTGCGAGTGGACGATAGGGGGACGGGCAGCATGCACAGCAAAAACTGGATTGGCGGCGAATGGATGACGCCGTCAGGGAAGGAACTAACGGTCAAAAACCCTTCGCTTACTACAGAAGAAGTCGGCGTTCTGCATTTGTCTGAGCGATCACATGTTTTTGCCGCTGAACAGGCAGCTCGTGCGGCACAGATCGGCTGGGCAAAACAAACGGGTGCGGCTCGTGGCGAAATCCTTTTTCAAATGGCTGCCGCACTGGAGGCAAATGCAGACAGCTTGGCACAGCTGGCAAGTCGGGAAATGGGCAAGCAGCTTGGTGAGATGCGCGGAGAAGTGGCGCGTGGGGTCAGTCTGTTGCGCTATTATGCCGGAGAAGGGATGCGTTCCAACGGCAACCTAATTCCTTCTTCAGATACGAACGTGCTGCAATACAGCCGTCGTGTCCCGCTCGGAGTTGTGGCGGTCATCACACCATGGAACTTCCCCGTTGCGATCCCCATCTGGAAGATTGCCCCTGCACT
The window above is part of the Brevibacillus antibioticus genome. Proteins encoded here:
- a CDS encoding NAD(P)/FAD-dependent oxidoreductase yields the protein MTVQTHAQIAVIGGGIIGAAIAYYAAKAGLDVVVLEKGELASGTSSRCDGNILAIDKDPGFDSQMSLKSQMLVDQLSRELDHTFEYRAPGSILVCESEAEMEAAHEWVRRQKEAGLPFRMLDRADIRQESPYFADDLLGGLECATDSTVNPYMLTFALFEGAKKHGARIMRRTEVKSLRRDQATGTFHIELGTGSMTAKQVVNAAGVWAPVIGKMVGVDIPIVPRKGHLIVASRQMPVGVRKVMEFGYLISKFGGVRQVDEETEKYGVALVFEPTESQNFLIGSSRQFVGFDTRIDLNVVRCMASRALRFYPKIADFAIIRTYCGLRPWTEDHLPIISRVEEVPGYFIAAGHEGDGISLAAVTGKLVSEMLVDQTDTIIPTEPLCLDRFTKKGVLHP
- a CDS encoding 4-hydroxyproline epimerase, with the protein product MKATRVFTTIDTHTGGNPTRTVISGLPKLTGATMGEKMLEMKAEYDWIRTFLMYEPRGHDVMSGALIVDPCHPDADVGVIYIETGGYLPMCGHDTIGLCTALVETGMIPVTEPVTNLTLDTPAGLVEVDIQVEGGKAKEVSFVNIPAFLYQKDVTVEVEGIGEVTCDIAYGGNFYAITDARKLHLELTPAHASTIVDTAVAIRKAMNQAMEIVHPEKPFIRGLTHVEFYTAPDIPGADVKNTVVVPPGGIDRSPCGTGTSAKLATLFAKGEIGIDEPFVHESIVGSLFTGRVLQVTEEGGLPAVITRIAGSAWLMGKHTIFYNPEDELANGFLLIPAATDH
- a CDS encoding dihydrodipicolinate synthase family protein gives rise to the protein MASFEGVYVAIVTPFTNDYEVDYKRLTELCDWLIQEGVDGLVPSGSLGEYATMTGEERAKVIHTVIAAAKGRVPVVVGSAAPSTRQAVEWVQFSKDAGAAGVMALPPINYKPLENEVFAHYEALNTVGLPIIAYNNPHDYKIDLTPDILGRLAKFENIVAVKEFSGDVRRMQDILAQTDLEVMVGVDDLVMEGGLIGATGWISGVPNALPKEGVELFRLARAGKLSEAQALYRRLLPLFHYDASPQLVQSIKYMMELANFPVGPTRPPRLPLSEEYYAGIKKAFDYAVGAASGR